In Cydia amplana chromosome 13, ilCydAmpl1.1, whole genome shotgun sequence, a single genomic region encodes these proteins:
- the LOC134653288 gene encoding meso-2,3-butanediol dehydrogenase-like translates to MDFKNKVVVITGASSGIGAAAAFLFAKQSATLVLVARNEQLLNDVAAKCEAENGIKPLVVRAELSSDDDVKNIVTKTIETFEKIDVLVNNAAVGMRGSIRDGVEPYDTVMAVNVRSVYILTSLATPHLVKTKGCIVNVSSVAAFKPIKDADYLPYCISKAALDQFTRCVALELARDGVRVCSVNPGGTRTPFAQNAGFSPEEVEQLYSARDKSYPLGKMAEPGEVADLIVYLASDRARSITGTVHVIDNGETLM, encoded by the coding sequence ATGGACTTCAAGAATAAGGTCGTCGTGATTACTGGCGCGAGTTCCGGCATCGGTGCAGCTGCCGCCTTCCTGTTCGCCAAACAATCTGCCACCCTCGTCCTCGTCGCAAGAAACGAGCAACTACTCAACGACGTAGCGGCGAAATGTGAAGCCGAAAATGGAATCAAACCATTGGTTGTTCGAGCGGAGCTAAGCAGCGATGATGATGTAAAGAATATTGTGACAAAGACTATTGAGACGTTTGAGAAAATTGACGTGCTCGTGAATAATGCTGCAGTCGGAATGCGCGGCAGCATTCGTGATGGTGTCGAGCCTTATGATACCGTCATGGCTGTGAACGTCAGATCGGTGTACATATTAACCAGTCTTGCTACACCTCATCTTGTGAAAACCAAGGGCTGTATTGTGAACGTGTCGAGCGTTGCTGCTTTTAAGCCTATTAAAGATGCGGATTACTTGCCTTACTGCATTTCTAAAGCTGCGCTTGATCAGTTTACGAGGTGTGTGGCCTTGGAGCTTGCCCGCGACGGAGTTAGAGTATGCTCCGTCAATCCTGGAGGTACGAGGACTCCGTTTGCGCAGAACGCCGGATTTAGCCCAGAAGAAGTGGAACAACTGTACTCGGCACGTGATAAAAGCTATCCGCTAGGTAAAATGGCGGAGCCAGGGGAGGTGGCCGACCTGATTGTGTATCTAGCCAGCGATCGTGCGCGCAGTATCACCGGCACAGTTCACGTAATAGATAATGGCGAAACACTTATGTGA